Proteins from a genomic interval of Xiphophorus maculatus strain JP 163 A chromosome 7, X_maculatus-5.0-male, whole genome shotgun sequence:
- the LOC102226614 gene encoding beta-crystallin S, whose product MGRIIFYEDKNFQGRRYECDSDCSDFHTYLSRCNSIRVESGAWVVYERPNYMGYQYVLTRGEYPEYQRWMGLNDRLSSCKIVHFTSGTLYKMQLYEKADFGGQAVEATEDCPSLLEKFRWREVNSCKVFDGWWVFYECQNYTGRQYFLEKGEYRKPGDWGAVSPLVQSFRRFTV is encoded by the exons ATGGGCAGG attATCTTCTATGAGGACAAGAACTTTCAGGGTCGTCGTTATGAGTGTGACAGTGACTGCTCAGATTTCCACACATACCTGAGCCGCTGCAACTCCATCCGAGTGGAGAGTGGGGCCTGGGTGGTGTACGAGAGGCCCAACTACATGGGCTACCAATACGTCCTGACCAGAGGGGAGTACCCGGAGTACCAGCGCTGGATGGGACTCAATGACCGCCTCAGCTCCTGCAAGATAGTCCATTTT ACCAGTGGGACCCTGTACAAGATGCAGCTTTATGAGAAGGCAGACTTCGGCGGCCAGGCCGTGGAGGCCACCGAGGACTGCCCCTCGCTCCTGGAGAAGTTCCGCTGGAGAGAGGTCAACTCCTGCAAGGTCTTTGATGGCTGGTGGGTTTTCTACGAGTGTCAAAATTACACTGGACGCCAGTACTTCCTGGAGAAGGGAGAGTACCGTAAACCCGGTGACTGGGGTGCCGTCAGTCCTTTGGTGCAGTCTTTCAGACGCTTCACAGTATGA